Below is a genomic region from Melitaea cinxia chromosome 20, ilMelCinx1.1, whole genome shotgun sequence.
TTATCGTTCTGAAGAAGTTGGTTTGTACGCCCGTAGCAATCATAAGCCCATACAGTATCAAGATTTTGTAAAGTATCCTAAAGTGAGACAACGATATTGGGCGAGGAACTTTGTCGGTTGGCCAAAGTTCAGCTCAGTGGAACCAAACACCACACACTACTCCATCAGAGAATTGGAAAAGGTAACAAAGTTATTTGTGGTTACATTccattcatttctttttttttttaaaagataaaaaaaaactttgactattgcaataatataaaacttttctttAAGGCTGGTAAAGTAACAGCAATTGTGACTCAGAATGTAGACAGATTACACCATAAGGCAGGTTCAGAGAATGTTATAGAACTTCATGGGACAGGCTATATTGTTAAATGTATGACATGCCCCTATGAAATAGATCGGTTTAAACTCCAAGATATATTGTTGAAAAATAATCCTAGCATGGAAAGCAGCTTCAGCACAATTAGACCTGATGGAGATGTAGATTTATCTCaggtatgtaaatattttattttaacagctTATTACTAAGTGCATTAAACTGCAACAAGCAAGTAAATAGAATATCTTTCACGGGGCATTGTGACGTGTGATATGTGAAGCGGAAAACTAATGTTTATGTTTccggttttaataatatttgaatatattattatcagtgTGGCCtcaattcaaatataatataatagtaaaatatacaattaatgaGAAAAGACTAAGTTTTAAGTAACCAACAGCTATCCTGTGTCCCATTATAAGtgtttaaaagttattataaaacaaacaataaatgtgGAGATGATGAATAAAGCtttgaaaatttttagaaattgaaaaaaaaaattttttttaggaatagttgttttgattttttttattttttcatttacaagAGGTCTTTACCTACTAGTATACAGAACATGCTTGTAAAGTTTTATAATAGGCCGGAAAATCGTTTAGGAGCTAGACCAGATACAATGTGCGAGAGCACTACTCGGTGCCCTTTGTTGAGTTGATAGAGAAAGTTCCATCCAGTTAAATAGAAGTTTATTTAACTTGTCAATGAAATTCATGTCTGTTTtatcgtttgtgagcaaacacaattattttagatgTCCGCGTCACATGGAACGCGTCCTATATTATTCCTATCTCAGTtttcaaaatgtatatttactgaaaattatttaaaaatcaatcttattttacaaattttaatatttctgtaaaaatcattaaaaaattataatccttATTTCAGGAACAAGTTGACAATTTCCGAACACCTGTTTGTCCAAAATGTGAAGGTCCTCTTAAACCGGATATTGTATTTTTCGGTGATAACGTTCCCAAAGACCGTGTGGAACAAGTAAGGAAACAGGTTTCTGGTAGTGATGCTGTGTTCGTATTGGGGTCTAGTTTAACCGTCTATTCAAGCTATAGGATAATCTTACAGGCTAAAGAGGAGAAAAAGAAGGTTGCCGTATTAAACATTGGACCCACAAGAGCTGACGACATTGTTGACTTAAAAGTTTCTACAAAGTGTGGAGAAATATTGACAGACTTGTGCAATGTATTTAAAGTAACCTgacattttaataacaattatactCGATAAAGTTGTGATAGTTTACCTCATACATTgtaatttgttttagtttagAATGTTTCAGTTAAGTTGttgataattttaacaaaatttaatataaataaaagcacaatattttgttaaataatacctTGTTTTAATTGATTACAAAACAAGAACTGATACAAATAGATAATTTCTATATCAATATCTACTGACCAAAATAATAAGAcaatcattgaaaaaaaaaaatggcaaaattacttgtttatgccatttttatgtagtaaaaaaaaaattatgataaaaaaatcttaaaatgtttaattacattaaatcaatGATGGTAAACAATTAGACATTTGAGATCATTCTAATGCTATTGAGACATTCTTTTAGCGTTCCATATCTAATTCAGGAAGAGCTTATTCTTAGACAATCATGAaattaggtaaaaaaataacgacaaaaGCAGAACCTTCTATTTTTtcgaagtaggttaaaaataaGAAGCACATTATTAATATGATAGTGCCATGCTTTGGTATTAAAAAATTAGAGTAGCAGTAGAAAAGATTTAATGAGATATGGACTTAACCCACAGACGCTAAATTAGTTTCATATTAAAATCTAATTACTTTTTAAGCACATTCACTTACTCAAAAGTCAAACCTTAtcagtaattgttttttttttttttaaatagacttATTTACTTAAACCTCATCAACCTTGCTATTCATGTTCATGAATGTTGAAAAGGAACGGCCTGTATCTGACAGTTTTATCAGACAAAACAGGCTATCAGAGCCTATTCCACctcaatgtatataaaaaaaaaaaatattcacaggTATACATAAatgtcaaaaacttttatctcttGGCTAACGTTATACGTCAGACAACTTTATCAGTAATCAGGGAAACAGGCTCtgaatatgtttatttaatatataacccAAAAACCTTTAGGTCAAAGATTTTATCACTgcaaatataagattttaaatcattattctTATGAGAATTTACGAAACATTCAGTACGTAGATATTAAGTTTACGGCAGTGCTCGATGAGTATATCAGACTTGACAAGGAACCGACAAACGTTTCACACTAATACAAAATGTCATAtaacttacatttatttatttatgaaattacgATACAATTGAATGTAGATTGTGTACACACAGCAACACGAATAAATAGGCCCGTTCATTTTATTCTCTGTTCATTTTTTTTGAGAACTTTATTATTATCCTCTAAGCTTGTTCaagatttttaaagttaaatatttgatagcattttttttattgaacagCAATTAATTTCACGTTCAAACGTAAAATCaggtaattttcaaaaatagtcAAAACACTTGTCAACAATTCCGTCTATGAcagtatgttaaataaaatatatatttttttttaatatggacAAACAAAATCGTTTTTAGGTATTTTACGTTATACAGCATTTGGTTTAACAGAAATCAAATTGGTTCCAATGCTTAGCAGACACAAAAATTTtggtcaataaattaaaatttgtatatggCAACTTACGAAAATTACCTTTTGCAAAACGCCCAAACAGTTTCTCAAGTTTAAATCAAATTCAATTTAGATAATCGTTCATAGAACTTTTCTGTCATAAACACATTCAAATTGCAACACGGCAGTCTTAATATCGCAATGGATTTTTCCACATTCCAATGTTTGTCACTACGATAAAACTGTAATATTAAGCGATCAGAATTGTCTTTGGAGGTGACATTATAAGAAGTAGTCGGCTTGTGGTTTCTTCGAGGGAACGCCCCGGGACTCCTGGGGCGCCGCCTCGAATATTGTGAACT
It encodes:
- the LOC123663575 gene encoding NAD-dependent protein deacylase Sirt4, translating into MFSRIIPHRKFIRQIVFVPAYKPPDQEDYEKLREFLQTNDRVLILTGAGISTESGIPDYRSEEVGLYARSNHKPIQYQDFVKYPKVRQRYWARNFVGWPKFSSVEPNTTHYSIRELEKAGKVTAIVTQNVDRLHHKAGSENVIELHGTGYIVKCMTCPYEIDRFKLQDILLKNNPSMESSFSTIRPDGDVDLSQEQVDNFRTPVCPKCEGPLKPDIVFFGDNVPKDRVEQVRKQVSGSDAVFVLGSSLTVYSSYRIILQAKEEKKKVAVLNIGPTRADDIVDLKVSTKCGEILTDLCNVFKVT